One segment of Chitinivorax tropicus DNA contains the following:
- the wecB gene encoding non-hydrolyzing UDP-N-acetylglucosamine 2-epimerase has translation MKKKIHLVGGARPNFMKLAPIVRALDKQQERFEYRIVHTGQHYDREMSDVFFDELGIPKPDFYLEAGGGSHAQQTAKIMVAYETLCNEQDKPDLCLVVGDVNSTIACSLVAKKLGVAVAHVEAGLRSGDRAMPEEINRLATDAISDYFFVTEESGEINLLKEGQPQEKVFFVGHVMIDNLFYQRDQLSSTELAGQAAELKAKYPRYGVVTLHRPSNVDDQAALTKLIGALREVAAELPLIFPVHPRTRGNIEKFGIELGDRIITTPPLSYMEFLSLWKDAAIVMTDSGGLQEETTGLGVPCLTLRENTERPVTISDGTNTLVGTSPDMIVREARKVLAGQGKQGRQPKFWDGKAAERIVDILYRELDRATSSQP, from the coding sequence GTGAAAAAGAAAATTCATCTGGTTGGCGGGGCGCGCCCCAATTTCATGAAGCTTGCACCCATCGTGCGTGCGTTGGACAAACAGCAAGAGCGATTCGAGTATCGGATCGTCCACACCGGCCAGCACTATGACCGGGAAATGAGTGATGTATTCTTCGATGAGCTGGGTATTCCGAAGCCGGATTTCTATCTGGAAGCGGGTGGTGGCAGCCATGCCCAGCAGACAGCCAAGATCATGGTGGCTTACGAGACACTGTGCAATGAGCAAGACAAGCCGGACTTATGCCTGGTGGTAGGGGATGTGAATTCCACCATTGCCTGCTCGCTGGTGGCAAAGAAATTGGGGGTGGCTGTGGCGCACGTCGAGGCGGGCTTGCGGAGCGGTGATCGCGCCATGCCTGAGGAGATCAACCGTCTGGCGACGGATGCCATTTCCGACTACTTCTTCGTGACCGAGGAAAGCGGCGAGATCAACCTGCTCAAGGAGGGCCAGCCTCAAGAGAAGGTTTTCTTCGTCGGCCATGTCATGATCGACAACCTGTTCTATCAGCGTGATCAGCTCAGCTCAACCGAGTTGGCAGGCCAGGCCGCTGAATTGAAAGCCAAATACCCACGTTATGGTGTGGTGACGTTGCATCGCCCGTCGAATGTGGATGATCAGGCAGCGCTGACCAAGCTGATTGGTGCGTTGCGTGAAGTCGCCGCTGAGTTGCCGCTCATTTTCCCGGTGCATCCGCGTACACGGGGCAATATCGAGAAATTCGGCATCGAATTGGGCGACCGGATCATCACAACCCCGCCTTTGTCCTATATGGAGTTTTTGAGCCTCTGGAAGGATGCCGCCATTGTCATGACGGATTCCGGGGGGTTGCAGGAAGAAACGACCGGGCTGGGCGTGCCGTGTTTGACGCTGCGGGAGAATACCGAGCGACCGGTGACGATCAGCGATGGCACCAACACCTTGGTGGGTACATCGCCGGACATGATTGTACGAGAGGCGCGCAAAGTGCTGGCGGGGCAGGGCAAGCAGGGCCGCCAGCCCAAGTTCTGGGATGGAAAAGCCGCTGAACGTATCGTGGACATCCTCTATCGTGAATTGGATCGGGCAACATCAAGCCAACCTTGA
- a CDS encoding nucleotide sugar dehydrogenase: protein MSVIAVVGLGYVGLPLAVEFGKKFRTIGFDLSEEKVVAYKRFVDPTGEVSTEDLQASTGLEPTTDASMLREADFVIVAVPTPVDEAHQPDFSPLISASRSVGANLKRGAIVVYESTVYPGATEEECVPVLEKHSGMKWGVDFNVGYSPERINPGDKEHTLTRIVKVVSGDTPETLEKVASVYGAVITAGVYKASSIKVAEAAKVIENTQRDLNIALMNELALIFDRIGIDTLEVLQAAGTKWNFLPFRPGLVGGHCIGVDPYYLTYKADKLGYHPQVILAGRRINDGMGKFVAEQTVKHMIRNGSSVKGAKVIVYGLTFKENCPDLRNSKVVDIIAELKSYGVDVIVHDPVPVPEEAQHEYGLTLTPWDALPQAEAMVMAVAHQDFMSRPLSDFQSKLRPNGVFIDVKSQFDPARLREAGLTVWRL from the coding sequence ATGAGTGTGATTGCGGTTGTCGGTCTAGGCTATGTGGGCCTGCCGTTGGCTGTTGAATTCGGCAAGAAATTTCGCACAATCGGCTTTGATCTGTCTGAAGAAAAGGTTGTAGCCTATAAACGCTTCGTCGATCCGACTGGCGAGGTATCAACCGAAGATCTGCAGGCTTCCACCGGGCTGGAGCCCACGACAGATGCCAGCATGCTGCGCGAGGCCGATTTCGTGATCGTAGCGGTGCCGACCCCGGTCGATGAAGCCCATCAGCCGGATTTCTCGCCCTTGATTTCCGCCAGCCGCAGCGTGGGCGCCAATCTGAAGCGGGGCGCAATCGTGGTGTATGAGTCCACCGTCTACCCAGGCGCCACGGAAGAAGAGTGCGTGCCCGTCCTGGAAAAACACTCGGGTATGAAGTGGGGTGTGGACTTCAATGTGGGCTATTCCCCTGAGCGGATCAACCCGGGCGACAAAGAGCATACCCTGACCCGGATCGTCAAAGTGGTGTCCGGTGATACACCGGAAACACTGGAAAAAGTGGCCAGCGTATATGGGGCGGTGATTACTGCAGGTGTCTACAAGGCCTCGTCGATCAAGGTTGCCGAAGCGGCCAAAGTCATCGAGAACACACAGCGGGATCTGAACATTGCGCTGATGAACGAGCTGGCGCTAATCTTCGACCGTATCGGCATCGATACCTTGGAAGTGTTGCAGGCTGCCGGCACCAAATGGAACTTCCTACCCTTCCGGCCTGGGCTGGTAGGGGGGCACTGCATCGGCGTGGACCCTTATTATCTGACCTATAAAGCAGACAAACTCGGCTATCACCCACAAGTGATCTTGGCAGGGCGGCGTATCAATGACGGCATGGGTAAATTCGTTGCCGAGCAGACCGTCAAGCACATGATCCGCAATGGCTCCAGCGTAAAGGGCGCCAAGGTGATCGTCTATGGTTTGACCTTCAAGGAAAACTGCCCGGATCTGCGCAATTCGAAAGTGGTCGATATCATTGCCGAGCTCAAGAGCTACGGCGTGGACGTGATCGTGCATGACCCCGTGCCCGTGCCCGAGGAGGCGCAGCATGAATACGGTCTGACACTGACACCTTGGGACGCGCTGCCACAAGCCGAAGCCATGGTGATGGCGGTTGCCCATCAGGACTTCATGTCCCGCCCACTCTCTGATTTCCAGAGCAAGCTCAGGCCCAACGGTGTATTCATCGATGTGAAGAGCCAATTTGATCCAGCCAGATTGCGTGAGGCTGGGTTGACGGTCTGGCGCCTGTGA
- a CDS encoding mannose-1-phosphate guanylyltransferase/mannose-6-phosphate isomerase, whose translation MALHPVILCGGSGTRLWPMSRAALPKQFLSLVSDRTMLQETVTRLSGLPDLAPSVLICNEEHRFLVAEQLREIKQTPAAILLEPVGRNTAPAVTLAALALVARDPDALMLVLPADHVIRDVAAFHAATAVAVQAAKSDRLVTFGIRPDRPHTGYGYIKLGTALELEGCHQVDRFVEKPDSATAEAFLAAGDHLWNSGMFVFKASRYLEEIARFQPAMLQICRQAIAAAVQDLDFCRIPAETFTTCPSDSIDYAVMEKTDAAVVVPVNLGWSDVGSWQALWEVAGKDGAGNVTRGDVYLEAVQNSYVRADSKMVAVIGLDDVVVVETADAVLVSHKDCAQNVKNVVSRLNAQSRTESTFHRRVYRPWGSYEGIDAGPRYQVKRITVQPGQKLSLQMHHHRAEHWVVVSGTARVTCDSESKLLAENQSTYIPLGASHRLENPGKLPLEIIEVQSGAYLGEDDIVRFEDVYHRDQP comes from the coding sequence ATGGCCTTGCATCCGGTCATCTTGTGTGGTGGTAGCGGCACACGCCTGTGGCCTATGTCCAGGGCAGCGCTGCCCAAGCAGTTCTTGTCCTTGGTATCTGACCGCACCATGCTGCAGGAAACAGTGACGCGGCTGTCTGGTCTGCCCGATCTGGCGCCGTCCGTGTTGATCTGTAACGAGGAGCACCGTTTTCTCGTTGCCGAGCAGTTGCGTGAAATCAAGCAGACGCCTGCGGCCATCCTGCTGGAGCCGGTCGGTCGTAATACCGCGCCAGCCGTGACCTTGGCCGCCTTGGCCTTGGTAGCGCGCGACCCGGATGCCTTGATGCTGGTGCTGCCGGCTGATCATGTGATCCGCGATGTTGCGGCCTTCCACGCTGCAACGGCGGTGGCAGTGCAGGCGGCCAAGTCAGATCGGCTGGTCACGTTTGGCATTCGCCCAGACCGGCCCCACACCGGCTATGGCTATATCAAGCTTGGGACGGCACTGGAGCTGGAGGGCTGTCACCAAGTGGATCGCTTTGTCGAGAAGCCGGACTCAGCTACGGCAGAGGCATTCCTGGCAGCTGGTGATCATCTATGGAACAGTGGCATGTTCGTATTCAAGGCAAGCCGTTATCTTGAGGAGATCGCCAGATTCCAGCCTGCCATGCTGCAGATCTGTCGGCAGGCCATTGCCGCTGCCGTTCAGGATCTGGATTTCTGCCGGATACCTGCAGAGACATTCACGACCTGCCCATCTGATTCAATCGATTACGCCGTCATGGAAAAGACCGATGCCGCAGTGGTCGTGCCCGTGAATCTCGGCTGGAGCGATGTCGGGTCGTGGCAGGCTCTGTGGGAAGTGGCCGGCAAGGATGGCGCGGGGAATGTGACCCGGGGTGATGTCTACCTGGAAGCTGTTCAAAACAGCTATGTGCGCGCCGATAGCAAAATGGTTGCCGTGATTGGCTTGGATGATGTGGTGGTGGTCGAAACTGCTGATGCCGTGCTGGTATCGCACAAAGACTGCGCGCAGAACGTGAAGAACGTGGTGTCACGACTGAATGCTCAGTCCCGCACCGAATCCACCTTCCACCGGCGGGTGTATCGCCCTTGGGGTAGCTATGAGGGCATCGACGCCGGGCCCCGTTATCAAGTCAAGCGGATCACCGTTCAACCAGGCCAGAAGCTCTCGCTGCAAATGCACCATCATCGCGCCGAGCATTGGGTGGTCGTGAGCGGTACGGCGAGGGTGACTTGTGACAGTGAAAGCAAGCTGCTGGCCGAAAACCAATCAACCTACATTCCCTTGGGCGCCAGCCATCGGCTGGAAAACCCGGGCAAGCTGCCGCTGGAGATCATCGAAGTCCAATCCGGTGCCTATCTGGGGGAGGATGACATCGTGCGCTTCGAAGATGTCTATCACCGCGATCAGCCCTGA
- a CDS encoding branched-chain amino acid transaminase, translating into MSMADRDGLIWYDGKMVPWRDATTHVLTHTLHYGMGVFEGVRAYKTAEGPAIFRLQDHTDRLFRSAHILGMKLPYTKAQLNQAQLDAIKLNGLESGYIRPMAFYGAEAMGISARTLSTHVIVAAWPWGAYLGAEALEKGIRVKTSSFTRHHVNITMCKAKANGNYMNSILANREAEQDGYDEALLLDVDGFVAEGSGENIFIVRKGKLYTPDLTSALEGITRDTIVQLAGELGIEVVEKRITRDEVYTADEAFFTGTAAEVTPIRELDNRMIGEGVRGPVTTRLQQLYFDCVTGKSEQHRDWLTFVK; encoded by the coding sequence ATGTCGATGGCTGATCGTGACGGCCTGATCTGGTACGACGGTAAGATGGTGCCGTGGCGCGACGCGACCACGCATGTGCTGACCCACACATTGCATTACGGCATGGGTGTGTTTGAGGGCGTGCGTGCTTATAAGACAGCCGAAGGTCCGGCAATTTTCCGCCTGCAGGATCATACCGATCGCCTGTTCCGTTCGGCGCACATTCTGGGCATGAAGCTACCTTATACCAAAGCACAGCTGAATCAGGCACAGCTTGATGCCATCAAGCTAAATGGCCTGGAGTCCGGTTACATCCGCCCGATGGCTTTTTATGGTGCCGAGGCGATGGGTATCTCTGCCAGAACCCTGTCTACACATGTCATCGTCGCAGCATGGCCATGGGGGGCCTATCTGGGCGCAGAGGCGCTGGAGAAAGGCATCCGGGTCAAGACGTCTTCATTCACTCGCCATCACGTCAACATCACCATGTGCAAGGCCAAGGCCAATGGCAACTACATGAACTCGATCCTGGCCAATCGCGAGGCTGAACAGGACGGGTACGATGAGGCCTTGTTGCTGGATGTGGATGGTTTTGTGGCCGAGGGTTCTGGTGAAAACATCTTCATCGTCCGCAAGGGCAAGCTGTATACGCCAGATCTGACCTCCGCCCTGGAAGGCATCACCCGCGACACGATCGTTCAGCTGGCAGGTGAATTGGGTATCGAAGTCGTCGAAAAACGGATCACCCGTGACGAAGTCTATACTGCTGATGAAGCATTCTTCACCGGCACGGCGGCTGAAGTGACGCCTATCCGCGAGCTGGATAATCGCATGATTGGCGAAGGGGTACGCGGCCCGGTGACTACCCGCCTGCAGCAACTCTATTTTGACTGTGTGACCGGCAAGTCCGAGCAGCATCGAGACTGGCTGACCTTTGTGAAGTGA
- a CDS encoding zinc-finger domain-containing protein yields MAETKELSQRIIEVSDQDLPLHCPMPDMLKWNAHPRVFLAIEKTGEAKCPYCGTDYKLKGGPRQGGHH; encoded by the coding sequence ATGGCTGAAACAAAAGAGCTGAGTCAGCGCATCATCGAAGTATCTGATCAGGATCTGCCCTTGCATTGTCCAATGCCTGACATGTTGAAATGGAATGCCCATCCACGTGTCTTCCTGGCCATTGAAAAGACTGGCGAGGCCAAGTGCCCATACTGTGGCACTGACTACAAACTGAAGGGTGGCCCTCGACAGGGCGGCCATCACTGA
- the waaF gene encoding lipopolysaccharide heptosyltransferase II has protein sequence MTRILVVAPSWVGDCVMAEPLYRQLAARHPDLQLDVLAPAWTLPLHSRMATVTQTLDNPFAHGQLRLTDRYRLGRQLRAGHYQQAIILPNSLKSALIPWFAGIPQRTGYLGEQRYGLLNDWRKLNEQAVPRMVDRFVQLAVPEHESAAVMAANPKLVVSEQSVLQALRDKGLTTSRPVLAFCPGAEYGPAKRWPARHFAALGRLAVARGAQIWVLGSHKEQSIGQEIVAAIGQSAVNLCGETSLAQAIDLLSLAKAVVTNDSGLMHVAAALERPVFAVYGSSSPIFTPPLSDQAEIITLNLQCSPCFKRACPLGHMNCLNQLDADLVWKSMQGIFASLTESAD, from the coding sequence ATGACTCGAATTCTCGTCGTTGCGCCGTCTTGGGTCGGTGATTGTGTCATGGCCGAGCCCCTGTACCGTCAGCTGGCGGCGCGCCATCCCGATCTGCAGTTGGATGTATTGGCACCTGCCTGGACGCTGCCCTTGCACAGCCGGATGGCAACCGTCACACAAACACTCGACAACCCCTTTGCCCATGGTCAACTACGACTAACGGATCGATACCGTCTAGGGCGGCAGTTGCGTGCGGGCCACTATCAGCAAGCCATCATCTTGCCGAATTCACTGAAATCGGCCCTGATTCCCTGGTTTGCTGGGATTCCTCAACGAACAGGCTACCTTGGCGAACAGCGTTATGGCCTGCTCAATGACTGGCGGAAACTGAACGAACAGGCTGTGCCCAGAATGGTGGATCGCTTTGTCCAACTGGCAGTGCCTGAGCATGAGTCAGCGGCTGTGATGGCTGCCAACCCCAAGCTGGTGGTCAGCGAGCAGAGCGTGCTGCAGGCGTTGCGGGACAAGGGGTTGACCACCTCCCGCCCGGTCTTGGCATTTTGTCCAGGCGCTGAATATGGGCCTGCCAAGCGTTGGCCGGCTCGGCATTTTGCTGCCTTGGGTCGCTTGGCCGTGGCGCGAGGGGCGCAGATCTGGGTATTGGGCTCTCATAAAGAGCAATCGATAGGCCAGGAAATCGTGGCTGCAATCGGTCAGTCGGCTGTGAACCTATGCGGTGAAACATCATTGGCGCAGGCCATTGATCTATTATCCTTGGCAAAAGCAGTTGTGACCAATGACTCTGGGTTGATGCATGTTGCTGCGGCATTGGAGCGTCCGGTATTTGCAGTATATGGTTCATCCAGTCCGATATTCACGCCACCATTGAGCGATCAGGCTGAAATCATCACCTTGAATCTGCAATGCAGCCCCTGTTTCAAGCGGGCTTGCCCGTTGGGCCATATGAATTGCCTGAACCAGCTTGATGCTGATCTCGTGTGGAAGAGCATGCAAGGTATCTTTGCATCCTTGACTGAATCTGCCGATTGA
- a CDS encoding PAS domain S-box protein, producing MRHTLVAALKSRWFRICAGQTGWTILFAAGLLAGALLGFRLGCGNQPIPLLWPPSGIALAGLLLTGMRVLWVIPMVTLILGWALGQPLIGTLAIAIGSTLGSALSAKLLNVYSQRDRMLSSLRNVGLLILIGAMFNGAISASFSALALYSPSTLSTHSLNETWLMRWLAEVAGVLLITPLILAIAEKVREFWHRRAVELLTLSGLTILISYIVFGGYALPATPHLTLQFVIFPLIVWGAVRFGHVGSGVVALLASIIAAWSMLSGDLSGASGFEKTFFLFAFMSVMASAGLILAATIEERRLTVDMLHEHRLQAQSVLNNMQTLFYTKDLKGCYSLVNREFAELFGLAGRDVIGCTAFDLLRPDEARSQQANDTLVLSAEKNIQFEESFELEGVAHTYLVNKFPLYDRNGRLIGLCANGIDITERKRAEAESAAAQARFRALVESPLAGIAIIQNDHVAYANPELANILGFPVDELTGRAFSSVIWPDDRIMLHKQLAADAHHRGPGRRIAVKIRHRDGSPIDVELHTRRFDYNGKVATFGLFLDMRQRLETERQLELFGRVFQHSTDAICVADKDECIQSVNDAFLRITGYEESDILGKPMSMLTRAVPQAQCDQVRHQLQDQGYWHGEYLVCSRHDEVFPVWLSVFVLRQTEGLITNVVSIFSDISELKQAEVAKQQAEGKFRALVELSLVGFYIVQDDILHYANPTLAEMVGHDQQAMAGREVNDFIAPDDWMLVQQNHRLRLTGEIDHLRYTFRIRHRDGHLVDVEAHGRRFEFNGRPAIIGMLIDISERVKQERQLRLAAKVFDNAQEGILITDANAEIIATNPAFSRITGFEGGGTIGKVSRMFRDGRDYGEINQDMLMSLEMSGHWQGELVDRRSNGDAYPAWLSISAVRDDQGRISNYVGVFSDITSRKEAEERLHFLANHDALTRLPNRARLHERLEQSLFRLHGHAHQLAVLFIDLDRFKTINDTLGHHAGDQLLKEVAVRLKRCVKEWDLIARLGGDEFTVVMENITDVQHVAGVAERLLHTLGQPFMLEQQELFITASIGIAMAPIDGSDAASLLKNADIAMYRAKELGKNTYQFFASEMNALAMEHLVMESSLRYALERREFELHYQVQVELLQHRIIGMEALVRWRHPELGLVAPARFIPLAEENGFIVPIGEWVLLTACQQAKRWQEAGYPPVRMAVNLSPRQFRPFSLVQSVRNALALSGLAPEWLELEITESMIMRDAEEAIEIMSELKAMGVQLSIDDFGTGYSSLNNLKHFPIHNLKIDGSFIAGVPGDGEDTAITEVIITMAKRLGLSVVAEGVERMEQLLFLRENGCDLVQGFMFSEPRPAEEIELLFTALGIYQVHRHNVHPPDLKPTSLEHV from the coding sequence GTGAGGCACACGTTGGTAGCAGCGCTCAAAAGTCGATGGTTTCGGATCTGTGCAGGTCAGACAGGCTGGACGATTCTCTTTGCGGCGGGGTTGTTGGCGGGGGCTCTGCTCGGGTTCCGGTTGGGGTGCGGTAACCAGCCCATACCACTGCTTTGGCCACCGTCTGGCATTGCATTGGCCGGTTTGTTGTTGACCGGCATGCGTGTGCTGTGGGTGATCCCGATGGTGACGCTGATACTGGGCTGGGCGCTTGGTCAGCCTCTGATCGGCACCTTGGCAATCGCCATAGGCTCGACGCTTGGTTCTGCGCTGAGCGCCAAACTGCTGAATGTCTACAGTCAGCGCGACAGGATGCTGTCATCTTTACGCAATGTCGGTCTGCTGATCCTGATTGGTGCCATGTTCAATGGCGCCATTTCTGCAAGCTTCAGTGCATTGGCGCTGTACTCCCCCAGCACGCTCAGCACGCACTCACTGAATGAAACCTGGCTGATGCGCTGGCTGGCAGAGGTTGCCGGGGTACTGCTGATCACCCCCTTGATACTGGCGATTGCTGAAAAGGTGCGGGAATTCTGGCACCGCCGGGCTGTGGAGCTGCTGACCCTGTCCGGTCTGACCATTCTAATTAGCTACATCGTGTTCGGTGGGTATGCTCTGCCCGCCACGCCCCATCTGACATTGCAATTTGTGATTTTCCCGCTGATCGTGTGGGGTGCAGTCCGCTTCGGTCATGTCGGCTCTGGTGTGGTGGCCTTGCTGGCGTCCATCATTGCCGCCTGGTCGATGTTGAGCGGTGATCTGAGTGGCGCGTCGGGTTTCGAAAAGACCTTCTTCCTGTTTGCGTTCATGTCCGTCATGGCCAGTGCGGGCTTGATTCTGGCGGCCACCATCGAAGAGCGCAGGTTGACGGTGGACATGCTGCATGAGCACCGATTACAAGCGCAGTCGGTGCTCAACAACATGCAGACGCTGTTCTACACCAAAGACCTCAAAGGCTGTTATTCCCTGGTCAACCGTGAATTTGCCGAGCTGTTCGGCTTGGCTGGTCGAGATGTCATCGGTTGCACGGCGTTCGACCTGCTCCGGCCTGATGAGGCGCGCAGCCAGCAGGCCAATGATACCCTGGTACTGAGCGCCGAGAAGAATATCCAGTTTGAGGAAAGTTTCGAGCTGGAAGGGGTGGCCCATACCTATCTGGTCAATAAATTTCCTCTCTACGACCGCAATGGGCGATTGATCGGGCTGTGCGCGAATGGGATCGACATCACCGAGCGCAAGCGGGCAGAAGCTGAGTCGGCAGCCGCGCAGGCGCGGTTTCGCGCATTGGTCGAATCCCCACTGGCGGGCATTGCCATCATCCAAAACGATCATGTTGCCTATGCCAACCCTGAGTTGGCCAATATACTTGGATTCCCAGTCGATGAGCTGACTGGTCGGGCATTTTCGTCCGTCATCTGGCCCGATGATCGCATCATGCTGCATAAGCAGCTGGCGGCTGATGCCCACCATCGAGGGCCCGGTCGTCGCATTGCGGTCAAGATCCGTCACCGTGACGGCTCCCCGATAGACGTGGAATTGCACACCCGGCGTTTTGATTACAACGGCAAGGTGGCAACCTTCGGCCTGTTTCTCGATATGCGCCAACGTCTGGAGACCGAACGCCAGTTGGAGCTGTTTGGCCGAGTGTTTCAGCACTCCACCGATGCGATCTGTGTGGCGGACAAAGACGAATGCATCCAATCGGTGAATGATGCATTTCTGCGAATCACCGGCTATGAAGAGTCGGACATACTCGGTAAGCCCATGTCGATGCTGACCCGAGCCGTACCCCAGGCGCAATGTGATCAGGTGCGGCACCAGTTGCAGGATCAAGGCTATTGGCATGGTGAATACTTGGTGTGCAGCCGACATGATGAGGTATTCCCGGTCTGGTTGAGCGTATTCGTTTTGCGTCAGACAGAGGGCTTGATCACCAATGTGGTGTCGATATTCAGTGATATCTCTGAGCTGAAGCAGGCGGAAGTCGCCAAGCAGCAGGCGGAAGGGAAGTTCCGTGCGCTGGTCGAGTTATCGCTGGTCGGTTTCTACATCGTTCAGGACGACATCCTTCACTATGCCAATCCCACCTTGGCGGAAATGGTTGGTCACGATCAGCAGGCCATGGCGGGGCGTGAGGTGAATGATTTCATTGCACCGGACGACTGGATGTTGGTGCAGCAAAACCACCGGCTGCGGCTGACCGGTGAAATTGACCACCTGCGCTATACCTTCCGCATCCGGCACCGCGATGGTCATCTGGTGGATGTCGAGGCGCATGGTCGGCGCTTTGAGTTCAACGGGCGGCCTGCCATCATCGGCATGTTGATCGATATCAGCGAACGGGTGAAGCAGGAGCGTCAGTTGCGCTTGGCGGCGAAGGTCTTCGACAATGCGCAGGAGGGCATCCTGATCACCGATGCCAATGCCGAAATCATTGCCACCAACCCTGCATTCAGTCGTATCACCGGTTTCGAAGGAGGGGGGACGATCGGCAAGGTTTCCCGGATGTTCCGTGATGGGCGGGATTATGGCGAAATCAATCAGGATATGCTGATGAGCCTGGAGATGTCTGGCCATTGGCAAGGAGAGCTGGTTGATCGGCGTAGCAATGGCGATGCCTATCCTGCCTGGCTGAGCATCAGTGCAGTCCGGGATGACCAAGGGCGGATCTCGAACTATGTAGGCGTCTTCTCCGATATCACCAGTCGTAAAGAGGCGGAAGAGCGCCTGCATTTCCTCGCCAATCATGATGCCTTGACCAGGCTGCCCAATCGCGCACGTCTGCACGAGCGGCTTGAGCAGTCCTTGTTCAGATTGCATGGCCACGCCCATCAGCTGGCAGTGCTGTTCATTGATCTCGATCGATTCAAGACCATCAACGATACCCTGGGGCACCATGCTGGCGACCAGCTGCTGAAGGAGGTGGCGGTACGCCTCAAGCGCTGTGTCAAAGAGTGGGATCTGATCGCCCGCCTGGGAGGGGATGAATTCACGGTTGTCATGGAGAACATCACGGACGTTCAGCACGTGGCAGGCGTGGCCGAGCGTTTGTTGCACACCTTGGGCCAGCCATTCATGCTGGAGCAGCAGGAGCTGTTCATTACCGCCAGCATCGGCATCGCCATGGCACCGATCGATGGCTCGGATGCGGCATCCTTGCTGAAGAACGCCGACATCGCCATGTATCGCGCAAAAGAGCTGGGCAAGAATACCTATCAGTTCTTCGCATCTGAGATGAATGCCTTGGCCATGGAACATCTGGTCATGGAAAGCAGCTTGCGCTACGCCTTGGAGCGTAGGGAATTCGAGCTCCATTACCAGGTTCAGGTGGAGTTGCTGCAACATCGGATCATCGGGATGGAGGCGCTGGTGCGTTGGCGGCATCCGGAGCTGGGCTTGGTTGCGCCGGCACGGTTCATCCCATTGGCGGAGGAAAATGGCTTCATCGTGCCGATCGGAGAGTGGGTGCTGTTGACCGCCTGTCAGCAGGCGAAACGATGGCAGGAGGCAGGGTATCCGCCAGTCAGGATGGCGGTCAATCTGTCACCTCGCCAATTCCGTCCGTTCAGCTTGGTGCAGTCTGTGCGCAATGCCTTGGCACTGTCCGGCCTAGCTCCCGAATGGCTGGAGCTGGAAATCACCGAGAGCATGATCATGCGGGATGCCGAAGAGGCGATCGAAATCATGTCAGAGTTGAAGGCCATGGGTGTGCAGTTGTCGATCGACGATTTTGGCACTGGCTACTCATCCTTGAATAATCTGAAGCATTTCCCCATCCACAATCTGAAGATCGATGGTTCCTTCATCGCAGGTGTACCTGGCGATGGAGAGGATACCGCCATCACCGAGGTGATCATCACCATGGCCAAGCGCCTGGGCCTGAGTGTGGTGGCAGAAGGCGTGGAGCGTATGGAACAATTGCTTTTCCTGCGTGAGAATGGCTGTGATCTGGTGCAAGGGTTCATGTTCAGCGAACCCAGACCCGCCGAGGAAATCGAGCTTCTGTTCACGGCGCTTGGCATTTATCAAGTACATCGTCACAATGTGCACCCTCCTGATTTGAAGCCCACATCGTTGGAACACGTTTGA
- the rlmB gene encoding 23S rRNA (guanosine(2251)-2'-O)-methyltransferase RlmB — MNSKIIFGFHAVNARLRHFPGSVQELYLLNQRQDPRAKDVEHTANQAGVRIIPVDMQRLDGLVGAGRHQGVAALIDLGKSHVTLDDVLDQLTEPPMLLILDGVTDPHNLGACLRVADAMGAHAVVAPKDKSVGLNATVSKVACGAAEVMPYVTVTNLARTLRDLKDRGVWIAGTAADGDTDLFHFEQTGPLAWVLGAEGSGLRRLTREHCDVMVSIPMFGTVESLNVSVASGLCLAESRRQRVLAGVK; from the coding sequence TTGAACTCAAAAATCATCTTCGGCTTTCATGCCGTCAATGCGCGTTTGCGCCACTTTCCTGGCAGCGTTCAGGAGCTCTATTTACTCAACCAGCGGCAGGACCCCCGCGCCAAGGATGTGGAGCACACGGCCAATCAAGCTGGTGTCCGCATCATTCCGGTGGATATGCAACGACTGGATGGCTTGGTCGGAGCCGGGCGTCATCAAGGCGTAGCGGCCTTGATCGATCTTGGCAAAAGCCATGTCACTTTGGATGACGTACTGGATCAGCTGACCGAGCCTCCTATGCTATTGATTCTGGATGGCGTGACAGACCCCCATAATCTGGGCGCATGCCTGCGGGTGGCTGATGCCATGGGTGCACACGCAGTGGTGGCCCCCAAGGATAAATCGGTCGGCCTGAATGCAACCGTCTCGAAAGTCGCCTGTGGCGCTGCTGAGGTCATGCCTTATGTCACGGTCACCAATCTGGCGCGGACCTTGCGCGACCTGAAAGATCGCGGAGTGTGGATAGCGGGCACCGCAGCCGATGGCGACACAGACCTGTTTCATTTCGAACAGACCGGCCCGCTTGCCTGGGTGCTGGGTGCGGAAGGCTCAGGCCTGCGCAGGTTGACCCGAGAGCACTGCGATGTCATGGTCAGCATCCCTATGTTTGGCACTGTCGAAAGCCTGAATGTATCTGTGGCATCCGGCCTGTGCTTGGCTGAAAGCCGTCGGCAACGCGTCTTGGCTGGTGTGAAGTGA